A segment of the Candidatus Izimaplasma bacterium HR1 genome:
AAATTAGATGTAGATCTTAGACCCCAAGGAACTATGGCAGAACAGATAAGAGCGGGTGGTGCTGGACTTGGTGGAATTTTAACTCCAACTGGACTCGGTACTATAGTAGAAAAAGATAAAAAGATTATCTCTCTAGAGGGCAAAAGATATATTTTGGAACCAGCGCTAAAGGCTGACCTTGCTTTGCTTTACGGAGCTGAAGTGGATAATCTTGGAAATACAGTATATTCAAAAACTACAAGAAATTTTAACCCAGTTATGGCAACTGCAACAAAACATGTTATCGTTCTAGCGCGCAAACTGGTTAATGAGATTAACCCTGATCATGTACTGACCCCTCATATTTTTATTGATAATATTATCGAGGAGGTGCAATGATGGATAGAAAAGAGATAAAAAACTTTATTGCTAAACGTGTTGCAAGAGAATTTCATGATGGAGATGTCATTAATTTAGGTATTGGATTACCTACCCTTGTCGGTAACTTTGTACCCAATGATATCCACATATTTCTACAGTCAGAAAATGGTTTAATTGGACTTGGTCCAGCTCCTACTGAAGATAACATAGATCCTGATATAACTAATGCTGGTGGTCAGCCTGTTACGTTGCTTCCTGGTGGTATGTACTTTGATAGTTGCACTTCATTTGGAATTATTCGTGGTGGACATGTTGATGTTACTGTATTAGGAAGTTTACAAGTTGATGAAGCAGGTAGTCTAGCTAACTGGATTATCCCTGGTAAGATGGTCCCTGGCATGGGTGGTGCAATGGACTTAGTAACAGGAGCAAGAAAAGTAATTCTTGCAATGACACATACTAATAGAGGAAAACCTAAGATTCTAAAAGAGTGTACATTGCCTTTAACAGCTAGAAATCAAGTTAATCTCATAGTTACAGAGATGGGAGTTATCGATGTTAAAGATGATGGGTTACACTTAATTGAATTTAACCCAGAATTCACAATAAATGAAATCATTGAAGCTACTGAAGCGACATTGATTATCAATAATCCTAAGAAAATGGTATTGGAGTGATATAAATGGAAAAAGTAATGATAAGAATAAGACTTAGTGCACATAATGCACATTATGGTGGAGGGCTAGTTGATGGCGCTTACTCACTACAACTCTTTGGAGATGTAGCTACAGAATTACTAATTAGATCAGATGGTGATGAAGGTTTATTCAGAGCATATGATAATGTAGAGTTTCTTGCACCTTTATATGCAGGGGACTACATAGAAGCATATGGTTGGATTACTAAAAAAGGCAATACATCAAGAAAGATGGAGTTTGAAGCATATAAAGTAATAAAGGCATTACCGGATTTAAGTGATAGTGCTGCTGAAGTATTAGAGGAAAGAATTTTGGTTGCAAAAGCATCAGGTACATGCATAGTTCCGAAGGATAAACAACGCTTCTAATGGAAAAATTAATCATAACTGCTGCTATATGTGGAGCAGAGGTAATGAAGGAACATAATCCTTACGTTCCTTATACTATAGAAGAGATTACAACTGAGGCTTATAAAGCTTATAAAGCTGGAGCAAGTATTATTCATTTACATGTACGTGAAAATGATGGAAAAC
Coding sequences within it:
- the ctfA gene encoding Butyrate--acetoacetate CoA-transferase subunit A, producing MSKLIKREQLKDFVFDGMSIMVGGFMAVGTPENLMDELVKINVKDLTIICNDAGFVDKGVGKLISNGQVSKLIASHIGLNPMAGQLMSEGKLDVDLRPQGTMAEQIRAGGAGLGGILTPTGLGTIVEKDKKIISLEGKRYILEPALKADLALLYGAEVDNLGNTVYSKTTRNFNPVMATATKHVIVLARKLVNEINPDHVLTPHIFIDNIIEEVQ
- the ctfB gene encoding Butyrate--acetoacetate CoA-transferase subunit B, coding for MDRKEIKNFIAKRVAREFHDGDVINLGIGLPTLVGNFVPNDIHIFLQSENGLIGLGPAPTEDNIDPDITNAGGQPVTLLPGGMYFDSCTSFGIIRGGHVDVTVLGSLQVDEAGSLANWIIPGKMVPGMGGAMDLVTGARKVILAMTHTNRGKPKILKECTLPLTARNQVNLIVTEMGVIDVKDDGLHLIEFNPEFTINEIIEATEATLIINNPKKMVLE
- the kal gene encoding 3-aminobutyryl-CoA ammonia lyase — translated: MEKVMIRIRLSAHNAHYGGGLVDGAYSLQLFGDVATELLIRSDGDEGLFRAYDNVEFLAPLYAGDYIEAYGWITKKGNTSRKMEFEAYKVIKALPDLSDSAAEVLEERILVAKASGTCIVPKDKQRF